In Pelomonas sp. SE-A7, one genomic interval encodes:
- a CDS encoding type IV pilus secretin PilQ, whose translation MLLPLQAWAQNSIKSINSVQQAGTEVVRIELAQPLTEVPRGFTVQTPPRVAIDLAGVSNDLGRSLIEINQGNLRTIAVAQAGERTRLVLNLRQPAGYRAEIQGNALVLFLENSTPTAVTASGTSEPVHFAQSLNASPQSLREIDFRRGQDGTGRVIVNLPSNQVGVDIQQQGQSLVVEFLRSTLPEALRRRLDVTDFGTPVQAISTNQVGDRVRMVVEPKGAWEHSAYQTDNQFVLEVRPQKVDPNKLVQGPGFAGDKLSLNFQNIEVRALLQVIADFTNFNVVTSDTVTGSVTLRLKDVPWDQALDIIMQAKNLGLRKTGNVLLIAPKDELAAKEKMELEAKAQIANLEPVRTQAFQLNYTKAEEVAKGLTGQSTSGSGGNSGAATTRILSPRGSVIYETRTNQLFVSDIPSKLEEIQAMIAKIDIPVRQVLIEARIVEADDKFGRALGVKLGSQDLRGIQGGIPGYNLSGNNYLTLGGNYNAVGAQTGQGVAQSYANSQFVNLPANVSSDTFGGANPVSFALSLFSAASNRFLNLELSALEADGKGKIVSSPRVITADQVKALIEQGEELPYQVATASGATSIAFKKAVLKLEVTPQITPEGNVIMNVDVNKDSRGTLTPQGYAINNKHVQTQVLVENGGTVVIGGIFTQDERIDESKVPLLGDIPIIGNLFKNKSRISSKTELLIFLTPKVVTERAVVK comes from the coding sequence ATGCTGCTGCCGCTCCAGGCCTGGGCACAGAACAGCATCAAGTCGATCAACAGCGTCCAGCAAGCCGGGACCGAGGTCGTTCGCATCGAACTGGCGCAGCCATTGACCGAGGTGCCACGCGGCTTCACGGTGCAGACGCCGCCGCGGGTCGCGATCGACCTGGCGGGCGTCAGCAACGATCTGGGCCGATCGCTGATCGAGATCAACCAGGGCAATCTGCGCACCATTGCGGTCGCGCAGGCCGGTGAGCGGACCCGGCTGGTGCTGAACCTCCGTCAGCCGGCAGGTTATCGCGCCGAGATCCAGGGCAATGCCCTGGTTTTGTTTCTGGAGAACAGCACGCCGACGGCCGTGACCGCCTCCGGTACCAGCGAGCCGGTGCACTTTGCGCAGTCGCTCAACGCCAGCCCGCAATCGCTGCGTGAGATCGATTTCCGCCGCGGCCAGGATGGCACGGGCCGAGTCATCGTGAACCTGCCCAGCAACCAGGTGGGCGTGGACATCCAGCAGCAAGGCCAGTCCCTGGTCGTCGAGTTCCTGCGTTCGACCCTGCCGGAGGCCCTGCGTCGCCGCCTCGACGTCACCGATTTCGGCACGCCGGTGCAAGCCATCTCGACCAACCAGGTCGGTGACCGGGTTCGCATGGTGGTCGAGCCCAAGGGGGCCTGGGAACACAGCGCCTACCAGACCGACAACCAGTTCGTCCTCGAAGTGCGGCCTCAGAAGGTCGATCCCAACAAGCTGGTGCAGGGCCCTGGCTTTGCTGGCGACAAGCTGTCGCTGAACTTCCAGAACATCGAAGTGCGAGCCCTGCTTCAGGTGATCGCCGACTTCACCAATTTCAACGTGGTGACCAGTGACACCGTGACCGGAAGCGTCACGCTGCGACTCAAGGACGTGCCTTGGGACCAGGCGCTGGACATCATCATGCAGGCCAAGAACCTGGGCCTGCGCAAGACCGGCAATGTGCTGCTGATCGCTCCCAAGGACGAACTGGCGGCCAAGGAAAAGATGGAGCTCGAGGCCAAGGCTCAAATTGCAAACCTCGAACCGGTGCGTACCCAGGCCTTCCAGCTGAACTACACCAAGGCCGAGGAAGTGGCCAAGGGGCTGACGGGCCAATCCACCAGTGGCAGTGGTGGCAACAGCGGTGCCGCTACGACACGCATCCTGTCACCCCGCGGCAGCGTCATTTACGAGACGCGCACCAATCAGCTCTTCGTCAGCGACATTCCGTCCAAGCTGGAAGAGATCCAGGCCATGATCGCCAAGATCGACATCCCGGTGCGCCAGGTCCTGATCGAGGCCCGCATCGTCGAGGCGGACGACAAGTTCGGTCGTGCGCTGGGTGTCAAGCTGGGCAGCCAGGATTTGCGCGGCATCCAGGGTGGCATCCCCGGCTACAACCTGTCCGGCAACAACTACCTGACGCTCGGCGGCAACTACAACGCCGTGGGCGCGCAAACCGGGCAAGGCGTGGCGCAAAGCTATGCCAACAGCCAGTTCGTCAATTTGCCGGCCAATGTCTCGTCCGATACCTTCGGCGGCGCCAACCCGGTCTCGTTTGCGCTGTCTCTGTTCAGCGCGGCGTCCAACCGCTTCCTGAACCTGGAGCTGTCGGCCCTGGAGGCGGACGGCAAGGGCAAGATCGTGTCCAGCCCGCGTGTCATCACGGCTGATCAGGTGAAGGCCCTGATCGAGCAGGGCGAGGAACTGCCCTACCAGGTGGCCACGGCCAGCGGTGCCACGTCGATCGCGTTCAAGAAGGCCGTGCTCAAGCTGGAGGTCACGCCGCAGATCACGCCGGAAGGCAATGTGATCATGAACGTCGACGTGAACAAGGACAGCCGGGGCACGCTGACGCCCCAGGGCTATGCCATCAACAACAAGCATGTGCAGACGCAGGTGCTTGTGGAGAACGGCGGCACGGTCGTGATCGGCGGCATCTTCACGCAAGACGAACGAATCGACGAAAGCAAGGTGCCGCTGCTGGGAGACATTCCGATCATTGGCAACCTGTTCAAGAACAAGTCGCGGATTTCGAGCAAGACAGAACTGCTGATCTTCCTCACCCCCAAGGTGGTGACGGAACGAGCCGTGGTGAAGTGA
- a CDS encoding pilus assembly protein PilP, with translation MDELQAWMKTEAGNAKASVPPLVPPKKFLPQPYEAMGGVDPYSTQKLSVAVKQEASQPNSLLAAELNRRREPLEAYPLDSMSMVGSLTRQERRYALVKVDNLLYQVKVGDYLGQNFGLVKQISETAITLRELVQDATGDQVERITTLQLQEKGR, from the coding sequence ATGGACGAGCTGCAAGCCTGGATGAAGACCGAAGCCGGCAATGCCAAGGCCAGTGTTCCGCCGCTGGTGCCGCCCAAGAAATTTCTGCCTCAGCCCTATGAGGCCATGGGTGGCGTCGACCCCTACAGCACACAGAAACTCAGCGTGGCGGTCAAACAGGAAGCGAGCCAGCCGAACTCGCTGCTGGCGGCCGAACTGAACCGCCGGCGCGAGCCGCTCGAAGCCTATCCGCTGGACAGCATGAGCATGGTCGGCAGCCTGACACGGCAGGAGCGCCGCTACGCCCTGGTGAAGGTGGATAACCTGCTGTACCAGGTCAAGGTGGGTGACTACCTCGGCCAGAACTTCGGCCTTGTCAAACAGATCAGCGAGACGGCCATCACCTTGCGGGAACTCGTCCAGGACGCGACCGGCGACCAGGTGGAGCGCATCACGACCCTCCAGCTTCAGGAGAAGGGACGATGA
- a CDS encoding transposase, giving the protein MARLARLAVPGLPHHLIQRGLNRQPIVADDQDRQRLLDDLRECAATYKVQVHAYVLMDNHLHLLATPETGDGLSRMMQALGRRYVAAFNKRHGRSGTLWDGRFRAAPIEASTYLLACMRYLELNPQRAQLGGQPADYLWSSAAHHLGLRRDPLVYDHALFWAMGNTPFEREMAWRQWLEQGCAASEWKALTEAAHKGWPLGSAAFLKGLADETDRPVQPRKRGRPAGRRALPAAVE; this is encoded by the coding sequence ATGGCCCGACTTGCTCGACTTGCCGTCCCAGGACTGCCCCATCACCTGATCCAGCGCGGCCTGAATCGCCAGCCCATCGTGGCCGACGACCAGGACCGCCAGCGCCTGCTAGACGACCTGCGCGAATGCGCGGCGACCTACAAGGTGCAGGTCCATGCCTATGTGCTGATGGACAACCACCTGCACCTGCTGGCCACGCCGGAAACCGGGGACGGTCTCAGCCGCATGATGCAGGCCCTGGGTCGCCGCTATGTGGCGGCCTTCAACAAGCGGCATGGCCGCAGCGGGACCTTGTGGGACGGCCGCTTCCGAGCCGCACCTATCGAAGCCAGCACTTACCTGCTGGCGTGCATGCGCTACCTGGAGCTGAATCCGCAGCGGGCTCAGCTCGGCGGACAGCCGGCCGACTATCTCTGGTCCAGCGCCGCCCACCATCTGGGGCTGAGGCGTGACCCCCTGGTCTACGACCACGCGCTGTTCTGGGCGATGGGCAATACGCCGTTCGAGCGCGAGATGGCCTGGAGGCAGTGGCTGGAACAGGGCTGTGCGGCCTCGGAATGGAAGGCTCTGACCGAGGCAGCCCACAAGGGCTGGCCGCTGGGCTCGGCCGCTTTCCTGAAGGGACTGGCCGATGAGACCGACCGGCCGGTTCAACCGCGCAAGCGGGGAAGACCGGCTGGTCGCCGCGCACTGCCAGCGGCCGTCGAATGA
- a CDS encoding deoxyguanosinetriphosphate triphosphohydrolase: MRAAYACHPNRSRGRRFPEPPAPTRSEFQRDRDRIVHSTAFRRLVYKTQVFLNHEGDLFRTRLTHSLEVAQLGRSIARSLGLDEDLIETIALAHDLGHTPFGHAGQDVLDDCMKDYGGFEHNLQSLRVVDLLEQRYPAFDGLNLSFESREGILKHCSRRNAQAIEAVEPDGIAARFLNGGQPSLEAQLCNLADEVAYNAHDIDDGVRSGLVTLEQLEAVPLVQRYLREALAEYPQLVGKRLLAETIRRMLSNQVYDIIDASRTRLEEAAPADVEAVRTADAPLLRFSKEMRSASTELKRFLFANLYRHPQVAQTRTRAEQVLRDLFSLYMTDPAQMPEEFSAAPDKPRAVADYIAGMTDRYAIKEHQRLTGQQLIQV; encoded by the coding sequence ATGCGCGCCGCCTACGCCTGCCACCCGAACCGCAGCCGAGGCCGCCGCTTCCCCGAGCCTCCGGCGCCAACGCGCAGCGAATTCCAGCGCGACCGCGACCGCATCGTCCACAGCACGGCCTTTCGTCGCCTGGTCTACAAGACCCAGGTCTTCCTCAACCACGAGGGCGACCTGTTCCGCACCCGGCTGACCCATTCGCTGGAAGTGGCCCAGCTGGGCCGCTCCATCGCCCGCAGCCTGGGCCTGGACGAAGACCTGATCGAGACCATCGCCCTGGCCCACGACCTGGGCCACACGCCCTTCGGCCATGCGGGCCAGGACGTGCTCGACGACTGCATGAAGGACTACGGCGGCTTCGAGCACAACCTGCAGAGCCTGCGCGTGGTGGACCTGCTGGAGCAGCGCTATCCAGCCTTCGATGGGCTCAATCTCAGCTTCGAATCGCGCGAGGGCATCCTCAAGCATTGCTCGCGCCGCAACGCGCAAGCCATAGAAGCCGTGGAGCCCGACGGCATAGCAGCTCGGTTCCTGAATGGCGGCCAGCCCAGCCTCGAGGCCCAGCTCTGCAATCTGGCCGACGAGGTGGCCTACAACGCCCACGACATCGACGACGGCGTGCGCTCGGGCCTGGTCACGCTGGAGCAACTGGAAGCCGTGCCGCTGGTGCAGCGCTACCTGCGCGAGGCCCTGGCCGAGTATCCCCAACTGGTCGGCAAACGCCTGCTGGCCGAGACCATCAGGCGCATGCTGTCCAACCAGGTCTACGACATCATTGACGCAAGCCGCACCCGGCTGGAGGAAGCGGCCCCGGCCGACGTCGAAGCCGTCCGCACCGCCGATGCTCCGCTGCTTCGCTTCAGCAAAGAAATGCGCTCCGCCAGTACCGAGCTCAAGCGATTCCTGTTCGCCAACCTCTACCGCCATCCCCAGGTCGCTCAGACCCGGACCCGGGCGGAGCAGGTCTTGCGCGACCTGTTCTCGCTCTACATGACGGACCCGGCCCAGATGCCCGAGGAGTTCTCGGCCGCTCCCGACAAGCCGCGTGCCGTGGCCGACTACATCGCGGGCATGACCGACCGCTATGCGATCAAGGAACACCAGCGCCTGACCGGGCAGCAACTGATCCAGGTCTGA
- the aroB gene encoding 3-dehydroquinate synthase — MSSQLSLITVPIALAERSYDILIAPGLLDQAASWQGLPKAAAALIVSNETVAPLYLERVRAQLASHFQRIETVVLPDGEEHKDWTSLNAIIDQLLATACDRKTVLVALGGGVIGDMTGFAAAVYMRGVPFVQVPTTLLSQVDSSVGGKTAINHPLGKNMVGAFYQPVRVLADLDTLDTLPQRELSAGLAEVIKYGPIADAAFLDWIEANLDALMARDKTALAHAVKRSCEIKAWVVGQDERESGLRAILNFGHTFGHAIETGLGYGEWLHGEGVGCGMVMASELSVRLGLMPAEFASRMRRVIQRAGLPTIGPRLGTERYLELMRVDKKAEGGEIRFVLIEALGKAVMRSAPEALVAEVLEHCTAA; from the coding sequence ATGAGTTCCCAGCTGTCCCTGATCACCGTGCCCATCGCGCTGGCCGAGCGCAGCTACGACATCCTGATCGCCCCCGGACTGCTCGATCAAGCCGCCAGCTGGCAGGGCCTGCCCAAGGCGGCCGCGGCACTGATTGTCAGCAACGAAACGGTGGCACCGCTCTACTTGGAGCGGGTGAGGGCGCAACTGGCGTCGCACTTCCAGCGTATCGAGACCGTGGTCCTTCCGGACGGCGAAGAGCACAAGGACTGGACCTCTCTCAACGCCATCATCGACCAGCTGCTGGCCACGGCCTGCGACCGCAAGACGGTACTGGTCGCCCTGGGCGGCGGTGTGATCGGCGACATGACCGGCTTCGCCGCGGCGGTCTACATGCGCGGAGTGCCCTTCGTCCAGGTGCCCACCACCTTGCTTTCGCAGGTCGATTCCTCGGTGGGCGGCAAGACGGCCATCAATCATCCGCTGGGCAAGAACATGGTCGGAGCCTTCTACCAGCCTGTGCGGGTGCTGGCCGACCTGGACACGCTGGACACCCTGCCGCAGCGCGAGCTGTCCGCCGGCCTGGCCGAGGTGATCAAGTACGGCCCCATCGCCGATGCCGCCTTCCTGGACTGGATCGAGGCCAATCTTGATGCCCTGATGGCGCGTGACAAGACCGCACTGGCCCATGCCGTGAAGCGCAGCTGCGAGATCAAGGCCTGGGTCGTGGGCCAGGACGAGCGCGAGAGCGGCCTGCGCGCCATCCTCAATTTCGGCCACACCTTCGGCCATGCCATTGAGACCGGCCTGGGCTATGGCGAATGGCTGCACGGCGAGGGCGTTGGCTGCGGCATGGTGATGGCCAGCGAGTTGTCGGTACGGCTTGGCCTGATGCCGGCCGAATTTGCGAGCCGCATGCGCCGCGTCATCCAGAGGGCGGGGCTGCCCACGATAGGTCCGCGACTGGGCACTGAACGCTATCTGGAGCTGATGCGGGTCGACAAGAAGGCCGAGGGCGGCGAGATCCGCTTCGTGCTGATCGAGGCCCTGGGCAAGGCCGTGATGCGAAGCGCGCCCGAAGCCCTGGTGGCCGAGGTGCTCGAACACTGCACGGCCGCCTGA
- a CDS encoding shikimate kinase, translating into MRLALVGMPGGGKSTVGKQLARQLDVPFVDSDAEIEKRIGCSIKEFFAREGEEAFRLIESEVIATLLSHEQEMVLATGGGAVLREENRQCLHEQATVIYLRSTPEELFRRLRHDTTRPLLQVKDPMGKLRELFGQRDPLYRRTAHYVLETGRPSVHGLVNMVLMQLELAGLVSPTRVKASVGAERDV; encoded by the coding sequence CTGAGACTGGCTCTCGTAGGCATGCCCGGCGGTGGCAAGTCCACCGTCGGCAAACAACTGGCACGTCAACTCGACGTGCCTTTTGTCGATTCGGACGCCGAAATCGAGAAGCGGATCGGCTGTTCGATCAAGGAGTTCTTTGCCCGGGAGGGCGAAGAGGCTTTCCGGCTGATCGAGAGCGAAGTCATCGCCACGCTGCTGAGTCATGAGCAGGAGATGGTGCTGGCCACCGGTGGTGGCGCTGTGCTGCGCGAAGAAAACCGCCAATGCCTGCACGAACAGGCCACGGTGATCTATCTGCGCTCCACGCCGGAAGAGCTGTTCCGCCGGCTTCGCCATGACACGACCCGGCCTTTGCTGCAGGTGAAGGATCCGATGGGCAAGCTGCGCGAACTGTTCGGCCAGCGCGACCCGCTGTATCGGCGCACCGCCCACTATGTGCTGGAAACGGGCCGACCCTCGGTCCACGGCCTGGTCAACATGGTGCTGATGCAGTTGGAACTCGCCGGCCTGGTCAGCCCCACGCGTGTCAAGGCCTCGGTCGGTGCCGAGCGAGACGTCTAA